From the genome of Edaphobacter dinghuensis, one region includes:
- a CDS encoding TIGR03435 family protein, with protein MRERLAYKPGSIRELLLCALTIFAVPNVWAQSGSLVPVAKLPAYDVVAIKPNKSGSGSLDIESNIDTYNAKNITVKGLLEEVYGIRRDLISGVPGPIDAAHFDVMAKIVEPDSAAIRKLTGRQRGSMMLPILAERFQLKAHTETRILPVFELLVISSGLKFKHSADQKGNDTGTSIQASDRGVQLTAHGITMASLASSLEGQVHRPVIDKTGLTGKYDVAMKWSSDTVPSSETNGGPSIYTALQEQLGLKLKATKGPVETLVVDHVEMPSEN; from the coding sequence ATGAGAGAACGTCTTGCATACAAGCCGGGCAGCATCAGAGAGCTCTTGCTCTGTGCGCTCACCATATTTGCTGTGCCGAATGTGTGGGCGCAGAGCGGATCGCTGGTACCGGTTGCAAAGCTGCCTGCGTATGATGTAGTCGCCATCAAGCCGAATAAGTCCGGCAGCGGCTCGTTAGATATCGAGAGCAATATTGATACCTACAATGCCAAGAACATCACGGTAAAAGGCCTTCTCGAAGAGGTTTATGGCATCAGGAGAGACCTGATCTCCGGAGTGCCGGGACCGATCGACGCCGCGCATTTCGATGTGATGGCGAAGATCGTCGAACCCGACTCAGCCGCGATCAGAAAGCTGACCGGTCGGCAACGGGGCTCGATGATGCTGCCTATTCTTGCCGAGCGCTTTCAGTTGAAGGCGCACACCGAAACCAGAATTCTGCCTGTCTTCGAGCTGCTCGTCATCTCGAGCGGCCTGAAGTTCAAACACTCGGCAGATCAAAAGGGCAACGATACGGGTACCAGCATTCAAGCCAGCGATCGTGGCGTTCAGCTTACGGCGCATGGCATCACCATGGCGTCTTTGGCGAGTTCTCTGGAAGGCCAGGTGCATCGCCCCGTGATCGACAAAACCGGCCTCACGGGCAAGTACGATGTTGCGATGAAATGGTCCTCCGATACGGTTCCCAGCTCAGAGACCAACGGCGGGCCGTCGATTTACACGGCCTTGCAGGAGCAGCTTGGCCTGAAACTTAAGGCTACGAAAGGGCCGGTCGAGACTTTGGTCGTCGATCACGTCGAGATGCCGTCGGAAAATTAG
- a CDS encoding MBL fold metallo-hydrolase, with protein MMRMTVLASGSKGNSTVISSSRTRVLVDAGLSCREILKRMALAGEDPATLDAILITHEHIDHVSGLAVLARRLNIPVYFTEPTHRAWVRMVTPRTTMTYAKWLDHIQQEKEARAAAVAQGTSGVENDTNPDAPRPAFEDVGSTAADTTQAPISLEAACDPAPATKSNPAHLPAVEYFHSGTSFSIGDLDITPFTIPHDAVDPCGFVFSAEGIRMAVATDLGYMPPNVKAALKRIDALLLESNHDLEMLRDGPYPWSVKQRVLSRVGHLSNHATAEFLSNDYDGGASYIVLGHLSESNNAPELARIAAEQALANHPKLLGNRILLAMQSTPLEPITI; from the coding sequence ATGATGCGTATGACAGTGCTCGCCTCCGGCTCCAAAGGCAACAGCACCGTCATCTCTTCCTCCCGCACCCGCGTCCTCGTCGATGCCGGGCTCTCTTGCCGCGAGATCCTCAAGCGCATGGCTCTCGCCGGAGAAGACCCCGCGACCCTCGACGCCATCCTCATCACCCACGAGCACATCGACCACGTATCCGGTCTCGCCGTCCTCGCCCGTCGTCTCAACATCCCGGTTTACTTCACCGAGCCGACCCACCGCGCCTGGGTCCGCATGGTCACCCCTCGCACCACCATGACCTACGCCAAGTGGCTCGATCACATCCAGCAGGAAAAAGAAGCCCGCGCCGCAGCCGTAGCTCAAGGCACCTCAGGCGTAGAGAACGACACAAATCCGGATGCCCCACGTCCGGCTTTTGAGGACGTGGGTTCCACAGCAGCGGATACGACTCAAGCCCCAATCTCCCTCGAAGCCGCCTGCGACCCAGCTCCCGCGACGAAGTCCAATCCCGCTCACCTCCCCGCGGTCGAGTACTTCCATTCCGGCACCAGCTTCTCCATCGGCGACCTCGACATCACTCCCTTTACCATCCCCCACGATGCAGTCGACCCTTGCGGCTTTGTCTTCTCCGCCGAAGGCATCCGTATGGCCGTCGCCACCGACCTCGGCTACATGCCCCCCAACGTCAAGGCGGCGCTCAAGCGCATCGACGCCCTTCTGCTCGAATCCAACCACGACCTAGAGATGCTCCGCGACGGCCCCTACCCCTGGTCGGTCAAGCAGCGTGTCCTCTCCCGTGTTGGCCACCTGTCGAACCACGCCACGGCGGAGTTCCTCTCCAACGACTACGACGGCGGCGCCTCCTACATCGTCCTCGGCCACCTCTCCGAGTCCAATAACGCCCCCGAGCTGGCCCGGATCGCTGCCGAACAGGCACTGGCCAACCATCCCAAGCTGCTCGGCAACCGCATCCTCCTCGCCATGCAATCGACTCCACTCGAGCCCATCACGATCTAA
- a CDS encoding LacI family DNA-binding transcriptional regulator yields the protein MPSIDGRQYDRNAPVCESVMPSTIRDIARLAGVSTATVSRVANGAKHVSYEIRTKVLSAISRLKYSPNAHAVQLAQANRGISRKSKSRLPALAGRGTKLHPAPGANKQSKKRKVELRPGVAR from the coding sequence ATGCCATCGATTGATGGGCGACAATACGATCGGAACGCACCTGTCTGCGAAAGCGTCATGCCGTCTACGATAAGAGACATTGCCAGGCTCGCAGGAGTCTCGACAGCGACAGTGTCGCGTGTCGCAAATGGCGCCAAACATGTGTCATACGAAATAAGAACGAAGGTATTGTCTGCTATTTCAAGATTGAAGTATTCCCCCAACGCGCATGCGGTTCAATTGGCCCAGGCAAATCGCGGTATCTCAAGGAAGAGTAAAAGTCGTTTGCCCGCTTTAGCCGGCAGGGGAACAAAACTGCATCCTGCTCCAGGAGCCAATAAGCAAAGTAAAAAGCGAAAGGTAGAACTCCGTCCCGGTGTTGCGCGTTGA
- a CDS encoding ABC transporter permease has protein sequence MQSILGNIRYGLRQLRNAPTFTVVAVLTLALGVGANTAIFSVVQAVLLHPAGISQPERVVSLHARYTQLNLPSIGVSVPDFEDAQSLTGLVDSAAISQPGSFNMTTSSGTEHLQSTAVSRDWFRVFGAQPILGRTFSPEEDQKGANYVAILSYAAWQRIFGGQPDAIGKSMMMDGQTYRVVGVMRSDFDWPRGRDVWVPVGLAPEDYAPSNRFSEGYDSAVRLKPGVSVAQFNAALAQKRMEEVRREGSHGFAETGGWSMFAQPWTKDAAGDLRKPLLALFIVVAAILLIACANVAGLLLARTATRMRELAIRTALGASMFQITSQFLIETLLLAAGAAIIAVLTGPLIGRLLLLAIPDHLADGFVVQSNPRLVAATIGFSLLAALLAGIIPAIQVARIQRIGEFGRSVTDSASRQRLRTILVSTEIALAFILLTGTGMFLMSLRQLQHVDPGFRPENVLAGSVTLTATDYRDNSVKQAAFVRDVLSRIQHQPGVASAAASSFVPFSGLCCWSSSFMIQEKPLQVGEAGPHADNQTASPGYLATMQIPLMRGRWFTEADRADTPPVAVIDDVFARAYFPGQNPIGSHLRWAMGPKPVFREIVGVVGHVRRDSLEVDENKGVVYMPFEQQPTPMATFVVRTKGNPQVFQSSLINTVRSVDSTVAIFNVEPLSSLVSQSLGARQLLVWLLSLFGGLALLLAAIGIYGLLSYTTSQRSAEIGIRMAMGAQRWQIARLIVKDMLAMVGAGLGVGIVVVVLMQKLLAHTFAGVGGGILPSLIIAAAGLLAAASLAVALPARKSASVDPAVVLRAE, from the coding sequence ATGCAATCAATACTGGGGAACATTCGTTACGGGTTGCGCCAACTGAGAAATGCTCCCACGTTTACGGTGGTCGCGGTACTGACGTTGGCTCTCGGAGTCGGTGCAAATACGGCGATCTTCAGCGTCGTTCAGGCCGTCCTGCTGCACCCGGCAGGCATCTCCCAGCCCGAGCGCGTCGTCTCCCTCCACGCCCGCTACACGCAGCTGAACCTGCCCAGCATCGGCGTCTCCGTCCCCGACTTCGAGGACGCCCAGTCGCTGACAGGATTGGTGGATTCGGCTGCAATCAGCCAGCCGGGAAGCTTCAACATGACCACGAGCAGCGGAACCGAGCATCTCCAGTCAACCGCCGTCAGCCGCGACTGGTTCCGTGTCTTCGGCGCGCAACCCATCCTCGGCCGTACGTTCTCGCCCGAAGAGGACCAGAAGGGCGCGAACTACGTCGCCATCCTCAGCTACGCGGCGTGGCAGCGAATCTTCGGCGGCCAGCCCGACGCCATCGGCAAATCGATGATGATGGATGGCCAGACCTACCGCGTCGTCGGTGTCATGCGTAGCGACTTCGATTGGCCACGCGGCCGTGACGTCTGGGTTCCCGTTGGCCTCGCGCCCGAGGACTACGCACCAAGCAATCGCTTCAGCGAGGGCTACGACAGCGCAGTTCGCCTGAAGCCCGGTGTCAGCGTGGCACAATTCAACGCCGCGCTCGCGCAGAAGCGGATGGAGGAGGTACGTCGTGAGGGCTCTCACGGATTCGCAGAGACCGGCGGCTGGAGCATGTTCGCCCAGCCCTGGACCAAAGACGCCGCAGGCGATCTGCGCAAGCCGCTCCTCGCCTTGTTCATCGTTGTGGCTGCCATCCTCCTCATCGCCTGCGCCAACGTAGCTGGACTGCTGCTCGCTCGCACCGCGACAAGAATGCGTGAGCTTGCGATCCGTACCGCGCTTGGCGCCTCCATGTTCCAGATCACCTCGCAGTTTCTAATCGAAACCCTGTTGCTGGCAGCCGGTGCGGCGATCATCGCCGTACTCACCGGGCCTCTGATCGGCAGGCTCCTTCTGCTCGCGATCCCGGATCACTTGGCGGATGGCTTCGTCGTCCAAAGCAATCCTCGTCTGGTGGCCGCAACCATCGGCTTCAGCCTGCTGGCCGCGCTTCTCGCGGGCATTATTCCTGCGATCCAGGTGGCGCGGATACAGCGCATTGGCGAGTTTGGCAGAAGCGTGACCGACAGCGCATCGCGGCAGCGACTGCGCACCATATTGGTCAGCACCGAGATCGCGCTCGCCTTCATCCTTCTCACCGGCACCGGGATGTTCCTCATGAGCCTGCGGCAACTTCAACACGTCGATCCCGGATTCCGCCCAGAAAACGTTCTTGCTGGATCGGTCACTCTCACCGCAACTGACTATCGCGACAACAGCGTAAAGCAGGCAGCCTTCGTCAGAGATGTACTCTCGCGCATCCAGCATCAGCCCGGCGTGGCCTCTGCCGCTGCATCGTCGTTCGTACCCTTCTCCGGCCTGTGTTGCTGGTCAAGCAGCTTCATGATTCAGGAAAAGCCGCTCCAGGTAGGAGAAGCCGGACCTCATGCCGACAACCAGACCGCCTCGCCCGGCTATCTGGCTACGATGCAGATTCCATTAATGAGAGGCCGCTGGTTTACCGAAGCAGATCGAGCCGACACCCCGCCGGTCGCTGTGATCGATGATGTGTTCGCCCGCGCTTACTTTCCCGGACAGAACCCAATCGGTTCTCATCTGCGCTGGGCAATGGGACCGAAGCCGGTATTCAGAGAGATTGTGGGTGTGGTTGGACACGTGCGCCGCGACTCGCTCGAGGTGGACGAGAACAAAGGCGTCGTCTACATGCCGTTCGAGCAACAACCCACCCCTATGGCAACCTTTGTAGTGCGCACCAAGGGCAATCCGCAGGTATTTCAAAGCTCGTTGATCAACACGGTCCGGTCGGTAGATTCCACCGTAGCGATCTTCAACGTGGAGCCGCTCAGCAGCCTCGTAAGCCAGTCACTCGGCGCGCGGCAGTTGCTGGTATGGCTGCTCTCGCTCTTTGGTGGACTGGCGCTGTTGCTCGCCGCCATCGGAATCTACGGACTGCTTAGCTACACCACCTCGCAGCGCTCCGCCGAGATCGGCATTCGCATGGCCATGGGTGCCCAGCGCTGGCAGATCGCCCGCCTCATCGTGAAAGACATGCTCGCCATGGTCGGAGCCGGGCTGGGAGTCGGCATCGTCGTCGTGGTGCTGATGCAGAAGCTGCTGGCTCATACCTTTGCCGGGGTAGGCGGAGGCATCCTGCCCTCGCTGATTATCGCGGCAGCCGGATTATTGGCAGCCGCATCGCTGGCCGTAGCTCTACCGGCCCGCAAATCCGCCAGCGTCGATCCCGCGGTAGTACTGCGCGCCGAATAG
- a CDS encoding helix-turn-helix domain-containing protein, producing the protein MQTISSDMESGSAEDLSIAMNIGTTIRGYRLQKGMSQGDIEKRTGLLRCYLSRVENGHTVPSLETLQKIARALDLQLSEFFAEEIISREMSSLNLGEDEIRFLTQVQRYSAHLSESDRRLLLAMVRKFAQTTLS; encoded by the coding sequence ATGCAAACTATTTCGAGCGACATGGAGAGCGGGTCCGCAGAGGACCTCTCAATTGCAATGAACATCGGTACGACGATCCGTGGCTACCGTTTGCAGAAGGGTATGTCGCAGGGCGATATCGAAAAACGGACAGGATTGCTGCGCTGTTATCTGTCCCGGGTAGAGAACGGGCATACGGTTCCCTCGCTCGAGACGCTGCAGAAGATCGCGCGGGCGCTCGACCTTCAACTTTCCGAGTTCTTTGCCGAAGAGATTATTAGCCGGGAGATGTCGTCGTTGAACCTGGGCGAGGATGAGATACGGTTTCTGACCCAGGTGCAGCGGTACTCGGCCCATTTGAGCGAGAGCGATCGGAGATTGCTGCTGGCGATGGTGCGGAAGTTCGCGCAGACCACTTTGAGCTAA
- the fabG gene encoding 3-oxoacyl-[acyl-carrier-protein] reductase: MSILAGRIALITGASQGIGRACALELAKAGATVALAARNVDKLAEVAAEIAAAGGTAQAFALDVASEESIKECAKAVIAQFGAVHILVNNAGITRDILSMRMKRKDWDDVLSTNLTGSFLMTQAVMQSMVKNRWGRIINVASVVGEMGQAGQANYAASKAGLIGLTKSLARELASRTITVNAVAPGYIETAMTAVLTDDQKAAMTQHIPLGRVGTDVEIAHAVAFLASEEAAYITGHTLDVNGGMHMG, encoded by the coding sequence ATGAGCATTCTCGCTGGTCGCATCGCACTGATTACAGGAGCATCCCAAGGAATTGGACGCGCCTGCGCGCTGGAGTTGGCCAAGGCCGGAGCAACAGTCGCGCTGGCCGCACGAAACGTCGACAAGCTGGCCGAGGTTGCGGCTGAGATTGCTGCGGCAGGCGGAACGGCTCAGGCTTTTGCGCTCGATGTCGCCAGCGAAGAGTCGATCAAGGAGTGCGCCAAGGCAGTGATCGCTCAATTCGGCGCAGTTCATATTCTTGTGAACAATGCGGGCATTACTCGCGACATTCTTTCGATGCGAATGAAGCGAAAAGACTGGGACGATGTTCTGTCCACCAATTTGACCGGCTCATTTTTAATGACGCAGGCGGTGATGCAGTCGATGGTGAAAAACCGCTGGGGCCGCATCATCAACGTCGCCTCGGTGGTCGGCGAGATGGGACAGGCCGGACAGGCCAACTATGCCGCGTCCAAGGCCGGGTTGATCGGGCTAACCAAGTCGCTGGCGCGCGAGCTGGCCAGCCGCACAATTACCGTGAACGCCGTCGCTCCGGGATACATCGAGACCGCGATGACCGCCGTTCTGACCGACGATCAGAAAGCTGCCATGACACAGCACATACCTCTGGGGCGGGTAGGAACCGATGTCGAGATCGCCCATGCGGTCGCGTTTCTGGCCTCGGAAGAGGCTGCCTATATCACCGGGCATACGCTGGATGTAAACGGCGGGATGCACATGGGGTAG
- a CDS encoding rhomboid family intramembrane serine protease produces the protein MPSTHHPEGELLPPSYGGPPERAPIPDYERERSRPNSRERGWNILVTPGTYLLLGINCAVYLWMVLHGVSPSEPTVRDLIHFGAAQASLILHGQWYRLITATFVHVGLIHIATNMWCLWNLGLLGEPLLGPFGLVAVYFLTGIAGNLLSLFINVVTRDNSVGAGASGAVFGIAGILIVLLSNKKLPIPWSELKRLRKSVIWFAAINLLIGGATLFVPVIRIDNFAHLGGFLSGLALGVPLIPRMTSGRTRYLRRQKYTFAAAAFGLALFGYWIANLR, from the coding sequence ATGCCATCGACCCACCATCCAGAAGGCGAACTTCTCCCTCCCTCCTACGGAGGCCCGCCCGAGCGCGCGCCCATCCCCGACTACGAGCGCGAGCGCTCCCGCCCCAACTCCCGCGAGCGTGGCTGGAACATCCTCGTCACCCCCGGAACCTATCTCCTGCTCGGCATCAATTGCGCCGTCTACCTCTGGATGGTCCTGCACGGCGTCTCCCCCAGCGAGCCCACTGTGCGCGACCTGATCCACTTCGGCGCCGCTCAGGCCTCGCTCATCCTGCATGGACAGTGGTACCGCCTCATCACCGCCACCTTCGTCCACGTCGGCCTGATCCACATCGCCACCAACATGTGGTGCCTTTGGAACCTCGGCCTCCTCGGCGAGCCGCTCCTCGGCCCTTTCGGTTTGGTCGCCGTCTACTTCCTCACCGGTATTGCGGGGAATCTGCTTAGCCTCTTCATCAACGTCGTCACCCGCGACAACTCGGTCGGAGCCGGTGCCTCAGGAGCAGTCTTCGGCATCGCCGGCATCCTGATCGTCCTGCTCAGCAACAAAAAGCTCCCCATCCCCTGGTCCGAGCTCAAGCGGCTGCGCAAGTCAGTCATCTGGTTTGCCGCGATCAACCTGCTCATCGGCGGCGCAACCCTCTTTGTCCCCGTCATCCGCATCGATAACTTCGCACACCTCGGGGGCTTCCTCTCCGGCCTCGCCCTCGGAGTTCCCCTCATCCCGCGCATGACCTCGGGCCGTACCCGCTACCTGCGGCGGCAAAAATACACCTTCGCCGCCGCCGCCTTCGGCTTAGCCCTCTTCGGCTACTGGATCGCCAACCTCCGCTAG
- a CDS encoding amidohydrolase family protein, whose translation MKIFLLALMLVVSCCGVRAQDLAVVNAKVYTSPDSPPVNKASVLIQAGKITAVGRHLTIPPGVKTLPCDGCVVLAGFWNTHVHFMEPKWADAAHLPAEQLTRQLQEMLTHSGFTTVVDLGSDPSNTIALRRRIESGEVAGPHIYTAGIPLYPKDAIPFYLKDAPPSVVAMLGQPATPAEADTLVKRNIALGTDVVKLFTGSILTPSHVVPMRLDIVRAAVEEGHRHGQLVFAHPTNLEGTRVAMEGGVDVLAHAPENLAGIDDAFIAQLVAHHMVMIPTLKLFSQDADIANIRAAVKRFHQLGGPLMFGTDTGFLADYDMGEEYRQLSLAGLNYREVLAMLTTSPAQRFRVSEHKGRVAVGMNGDLTILSADPASGDPSAFTQVRYTVRNGRVIYRSH comes from the coding sequence ATGAAAATTTTTCTTCTTGCCCTGATGTTGGTTGTTTCCTGCTGCGGTGTTCGGGCCCAGGACCTGGCGGTTGTGAATGCGAAGGTCTATACCTCGCCTGATTCCCCACCTGTAAACAAAGCTTCCGTTCTCATCCAGGCAGGAAAGATCACTGCCGTGGGCAGACATCTAACGATTCCGCCGGGCGTGAAGACGTTGCCGTGCGATGGCTGCGTGGTGCTTGCGGGATTTTGGAACACCCATGTCCATTTCATGGAGCCGAAGTGGGCTGACGCAGCTCATCTTCCTGCCGAGCAGTTGACGCGGCAGTTGCAGGAGATGCTGACCCACTCCGGCTTCACGACGGTCGTGGATCTCGGATCGGACCCGAGCAACACGATAGCGCTGCGCCGCCGCATCGAGAGCGGCGAGGTTGCGGGCCCGCATATCTATACTGCGGGAATTCCGCTCTATCCCAAAGATGCCATACCGTTCTATCTGAAAGACGCTCCACCTTCGGTCGTTGCCATGCTGGGGCAACCTGCTACGCCCGCGGAGGCAGACACTCTCGTTAAACGCAACATCGCGCTGGGCACGGACGTTGTCAAGCTATTTACCGGATCGATTTTGACCCCAAGCCATGTTGTTCCCATGCGATTGGACATCGTCCGTGCAGCGGTGGAGGAAGGACATCGGCACGGCCAGCTCGTCTTCGCCCATCCGACGAACCTCGAAGGTACTCGCGTTGCGATGGAGGGCGGCGTGGATGTGCTGGCTCATGCCCCGGAAAATCTGGCGGGTATCGATGACGCCTTCATCGCGCAACTGGTTGCTCACCACATGGTGATGATACCGACGTTGAAGTTGTTTTCCCAGGATGCGGATATTGCAAACATCCGGGCGGCTGTGAAGAGATTTCATCAACTTGGAGGACCGCTAATGTTTGGCACGGATACCGGGTTTCTGGCCGACTATGACATGGGGGAGGAGTATCGGCAGCTTTCTCTTGCCGGTCTCAACTACCGCGAGGTGCTGGCCATGTTGACTACCTCTCCGGCCCAGCGATTTCGTGTTTCGGAACACAAAGGGCGTGTTGCAGTGGGAATGAACGGCGATCTCACTATTCTGTCAGCCGATCCTGCGTCAGGGGATCCGTCTGCTTTTACGCAAGTACGGTATACCGTCCGCAATGGCCGGGTGATCTATCGTTCTCATTGA
- a CDS encoding FAD-dependent thymidylate synthase, translating into MSENATKPTETDVYAIHGADPEVLAYAMAKYSRSSLTMRESLAEISSQRAEQFLNTFYFQYGHRSIADLAHIPFAIERLSLLAAIALVDEQRWDGQERSTRYQNFRRSGWFTPDLGAETPKFTAAVEALFLAYDHIGAGMLEALKSVIARPEEMKPEAYERTLKARAFDVARYLLPLATNTSLGQIVNARTLETQVSRLLTSEHAEIRQIAEKLRVAATEPAWNVQHSAAQVLCNEIGSVDATCGDRLTEALLRPIKTAPTLVKYATANKYQSASRTELAAAAAELMANQPIDPAPVVDLLDDAEPLEVELATSLLYPHCHYSYRQLRSNVAALSEARRAELLDLGTKHRGAHDELLRAFSSGHSFRFDILMDIGGFRDMHRHRRCVQLLQSFTDLHGYEEPTCPGQPSLAEAGLEADYTSAMDAAFAAYRQLRDSGVPEAAQSAQYVLPLGTRCRSMFKMDFSEVVYIAELRSGVAGHFSYRRIAWEMYKAVEKRHPALAGHFRIEDVNEPIDLLKR; encoded by the coding sequence ATGTCAGAGAACGCGACCAAGCCGACCGAAACCGACGTCTACGCCATTCACGGAGCAGACCCCGAAGTCCTCGCCTACGCGATGGCCAAATACTCGCGCTCCTCGCTCACCATGCGCGAGTCGCTGGCCGAGATCAGCTCGCAGCGCGCCGAACAGTTTCTCAACACCTTCTACTTTCAATACGGTCATCGCTCCATCGCCGACCTCGCGCACATCCCGTTCGCCATCGAGCGCCTCTCGCTGCTTGCCGCGATTGCGCTGGTCGACGAGCAGCGCTGGGACGGACAAGAACGCTCGACGCGCTACCAGAACTTCCGCCGCTCCGGCTGGTTCACTCCCGATCTCGGTGCCGAAACACCGAAGTTTACCGCCGCTGTCGAGGCCCTCTTCCTCGCTTACGATCACATTGGCGCGGGAATGCTCGAAGCCCTGAAGTCCGTCATCGCTCGGCCCGAAGAGATGAAGCCCGAAGCCTATGAGCGCACGCTCAAGGCCCGCGCCTTCGACGTCGCCCGTTATCTGCTGCCACTTGCGACGAATACTTCGCTGGGCCAGATCGTCAACGCCCGCACGCTCGAGACGCAGGTCTCGCGCCTGCTCACCAGCGAGCACGCCGAGATTCGCCAGATCGCCGAGAAGCTCCGCGTGGCCGCGACCGAGCCAGCGTGGAACGTGCAGCACAGCGCCGCTCAGGTGCTCTGCAACGAGATCGGCTCGGTCGACGCCACCTGCGGCGACCGCCTCACCGAAGCTCTGCTGCGCCCCATCAAAACCGCACCAACGCTGGTCAAATACGCCACAGCGAACAAGTATCAGTCAGCCAGCCGAACCGAACTCGCTGCTGCCGCTGCCGAGCTGATGGCGAACCAGCCCATCGATCCCGCGCCAGTCGTCGACCTGCTCGATGACGCTGAGCCGCTCGAGGTCGAGCTGGCAACCTCGCTGCTCTATCCGCACTGCCACTACTCTTATCGCCAGCTCCGCAGCAACGTCGCCGCGCTGTCCGAGGCTCGCCGTGCCGAGTTATTGGACCTCGGCACAAAGCATCGCGGCGCTCACGACGAGCTGCTGCGCGCCTTCAGCTCCGGCCACAGCTTCCGCTTCGACATCCTCATGGACATCGGCGGCTTCCGCGACATGCACCGCCATCGCCGTTGCGTCCAGCTCCTCCAGTCCTTCACCGATCTCCACGGCTACGAAGAGCCGACTTGCCCCGGTCAGCCCAGCCTCGCCGAAGCCGGCCTCGAAGCTGATTACACCTCTGCTATGGATGCTGCTTTCGCTGCCTATCGCCAGCTTCGCGACTCCGGTGTGCCTGAGGCGGCACAATCGGCGCAGTACGTTCTGCCGCTGGGCACTCGTTGCCGCTCGATGTTCAAGATGGACTTCTCCGAGGTCGTCTACATTGCGGAGCTGCGCTCCGGCGTGGCCGGCCACTTCAGCTATCGCCGCATCGCCTGGGAGATGTACAAGGCGGTGGAAAAGCGCCATCCAGCGCTCGCCGGGCACTTCAGGATCGAAGATGTGAACGAGCCAATTGATCTCCTCAAACGATAA
- the recA gene encoding recombinase RecA, with the protein MADDRSKAIELALSGLEKQFGKGSIMRLGSKDVVPISVISTGSISFDAALGVGGVPRGRVIEIFGPESSGKTTITLQIIAEAQKAGGLAAFVDAEHALDPAYAGKLGVDIDNLLVSQPDYGEQALEIVEALVRSNAIDVLVVDSVAALVPKAELDGEMGDSHMGLQARLMSQALRKLTGTVSKSRTCLIFINQIRDKIGVMFGNPETTTGGKALKFYSSVRIDIRRIGAVKDGDSVVGSRTKVKVVKNKVAAPFRDAEFDILYGEGISREGDVLDLAVLHNIVDKSGAWYSYQGERIGQGRENVRNFLKENKEVFGRVDAELRQKLGIAGASSDVDVPAAPANGEAQAKDIVRGKK; encoded by the coding sequence GTGGCAGATGACCGCAGCAAGGCAATAGAGTTGGCCCTTTCGGGGCTGGAAAAGCAGTTTGGCAAGGGCTCGATCATGCGGCTGGGATCGAAGGATGTTGTGCCGATCTCGGTCATCTCTACCGGATCGATCTCCTTTGACGCTGCATTGGGGGTAGGCGGCGTGCCGCGCGGGCGCGTCATCGAGATCTTTGGGCCGGAGTCTTCGGGTAAGACGACGATTACGCTGCAAATTATTGCAGAGGCGCAGAAGGCGGGCGGTCTGGCGGCGTTTGTCGACGCCGAGCATGCGCTTGACCCTGCTTATGCGGGCAAGCTGGGTGTGGACATCGACAACCTGCTGGTCAGCCAGCCCGACTACGGCGAGCAGGCGCTGGAGATTGTGGAGGCATTGGTGCGCAGCAATGCGATTGACGTGCTGGTAGTCGACTCGGTGGCGGCGCTGGTGCCAAAGGCCGAACTCGACGGCGAGATGGGCGACTCGCACATGGGCCTGCAGGCACGGCTGATGAGCCAGGCGCTGCGAAAGCTTACGGGAACGGTTTCCAAATCCAGAACTTGTCTAATTTTTATTAACCAGATTCGCGACAAGATCGGCGTGATGTTTGGCAACCCTGAGACGACGACGGGCGGTAAGGCGTTGAAGTTTTACTCTTCGGTCCGTATCGATATCCGCCGCATCGGTGCAGTGAAGGACGGCGACAGCGTGGTTGGCTCGCGGACCAAGGTTAAAGTAGTCAAGAACAAGGTGGCCGCACCCTTCCGCGATGCCGAGTTCGACATTCTGTATGGCGAAGGCATCTCGCGCGAGGGCGACGTGCTCGACCTGGCAGTGCTGCACAACATCGTCGACAAGAGCGGCGCGTGGTACAGCTATCAGGGCGAACGCATCGGGCAGGGTCGTGAGAATGTTCGCAACTTCCTGAAGGAGAACAAGGAAGTCTTTGGGCGCGTGGATGCGGAACTGCGGCAGAAGCTGGGGATTGCCGGTGCCAGCTCTGATGTGGATGTTCCTGCGGCCCCGGCGAATGGCGAGGCTCAAGCGAAGGATATTGTTCGCGGCAAAAAATAG